Proteins from a genomic interval of Arachis hypogaea cultivar Tifrunner chromosome 10, arahy.Tifrunner.gnm2.J5K5, whole genome shotgun sequence:
- the LOC112714636 gene encoding uncharacterized protein isoform X1 produces the protein MARGYSKNGGEGWGPIGAPVAVKVHKMVDEDLPQHWSNFDSSVNAVSFGFVATAILISMFLLMAIFERFLRPSSSSSPSSSSSSTATPSHNRPHLGFNSKLTHPSPKMSLYASWVSVMMPGDEIPRFIAHPAPAPCRPERILWPSHQHCSSSNTEASMRRESC, from the exons ATGGCGAGAGGGTACAGCAAAAATGGTGGTGAAGGATGGGGACCCATTGGGGCACCAGTAGCAGTGAAGGTGCACAAGATGGTGGATGAAGATCTTCCTCAACATTGGTCCAACTTTGACAGCTCTGTTAATGCAGTTTCATTTGGTTTTGTTGCCACTGCCATTCTCATCTCCATGTTCTTGCTCATGGCTATCTTTGAGAGGTTCCTCAgaccctcctcctcttcttctccttcctcctcctcctcttccaccGCCACCCCCTCCCACAACCGCCCTCACCTTGGATTCAACTCCAAGCTCACTCATCCATCACCAAAA ATGAGTTTATATGCTAGTTGGGTTTCAGTTATGATGCCGGGGGACGAGATTCCTAGGTTTATAGCTCATCCGGCGCCGGCGCCATGTCGACCGGAGCGGATTTTATGGCCTTCTCATCAGCATTGTTCGAGTTCCAACACTGAGGCAAGTATGAGGAGAGAAAGTTGTTGA
- the LOC112714636 gene encoding uncharacterized protein isoform X2, with the protein MARGYSKNGGEGWGPIGAPVAVKVHKMVDEDLPQHWSNFDSSVNAVSFGFVATAILISMFLLMAIFERFLRPSSSSSPSSSSSSTATPSHNRPHLGFNSKLTHPSPKL; encoded by the exons ATGGCGAGAGGGTACAGCAAAAATGGTGGTGAAGGATGGGGACCCATTGGGGCACCAGTAGCAGTGAAGGTGCACAAGATGGTGGATGAAGATCTTCCTCAACATTGGTCCAACTTTGACAGCTCTGTTAATGCAGTTTCATTTGGTTTTGTTGCCACTGCCATTCTCATCTCCATGTTCTTGCTCATGGCTATCTTTGAGAGGTTCCTCAgaccctcctcctcttcttctccttcctcctcctcctcttccaccGCCACCCCCTCCCACAACCGCCCTCACCTTGGATTCAACTCCAAGCTCACTCATCCATCACCAAAA TTATGA
- the LOC140175948 gene encoding uncharacterized protein, with protein sequence MELEERHFTDLFATTTRSKVEECTRIIPKKVTVEMNKELLKEVSDKEIRDAAFSMESLKVPGLEGLNGLFFQNHWVIISREVCDVIKDIFASRRMPEDMRETIMVLIPKVKQPECLSQLRPISCSEVFTELMEEAQREGRISGVKLAPTAPVITHLMFADDCILFAEAKEEELYQIILIMNRYTDASGQNINLEKSGIVFG encoded by the exons ATGGAATTAGAGGAGAGACACTTCACTGATCTCTTTGCCACAACCACAAGGAGCAAAGTAGAAGAATGCACCCGGATTATCCCGAAAAAGGTCACAGTTGAAATGAACAAGGAGCTTCTAAAGGAAGTGTCAGATAAGGAAATAAGGGATGCAGCCTTCAGTATGGAAAGCCTGAAAGTGCCTGGTCTAGAAGGTCTTAACGGTTTATTCTTTCAAAATCACTGGGTTATTATCAGTAGAGAGGTTTGTGATGTTATTAAGGATATTTTTGCTAGCAGGAGAATGCCAGAGGACATGAGAGAGACTATAATGGTCCTGATTCCCAAAGTTAAACAACCAGAATGCCTTAGCCAATTAAGACCTATCAGCTGCT CAGAGGTCTTCACAGAACTTATGGAAGAAGCACAAAGAGAAGGACGTATTTCAGGCGTTAAGCTTGCTCCAACAGCACCAGTTATCACCCACCTTATGTTTGCTGACGATTGCATTCTTTTTGCGGAAGCCAAAGAAGAGGAACTTTATCAAATCATCTTAATTATGAACAGATACACGGATGCATCGGgacaaaatataaatttagaGAAATCGGGCATAGTGTTTGGATAG
- the LOC112718443 gene encoding uncharacterized protein, with protein MRNHAIFQNTNPNPNAIIIKAKILESEIREVMKKREQLRQNQNRSMSRRSITWRPPPGNWLKANVDAAYSRSTAEGAIAVVIRDNSGRLLTGESMRIRDYSSLAADAEAMRRALILAINLNMEQMLIESDNLPLVQAVKSKTYIGEVESILRDILLLAESLSNCGFTWVPREGNKVADRVAKCSLAGQLEENWRRKPLR; from the coding sequence ATGAGAAACCATGCTATATTCCAAAATACTAACCCCAACCCCAATGCTATCATCATCAAAGCTAAAATCCTAGAATCAGAAATTAGGGAAGTAATGAAAAAAAGGGAGCAGCTCAGGCAAAACCAGAACAGAAGTATGAGCAGAAGGAGCATTACTTGGAGACCTCCACCGGGGAACTGGCTGAAGGCTAATGTAGACGCTGCTTATAGTAGATCGACGGCAGAGGGAGCAATTGCAGTTGTGATTCGAGACAATTCCGGGAGATTGTTAACAGGAGAATCAATGAGAATCAGAGATTATTCCAGCCTGGCAGCAGACGCAGAAGCAATGAGAAGGGCACTAATTCTAGCTATAAATCTTAATATGGAGCAAATGTTAATAGAATCGGACAATTTACCTCTTGTGCAAGCAGTGAAATCAAAGACTTATATAGGAGAGGTAGAATCAATTCTTCGAGATATTTTGCTTCTAGCTGAGAGTCTGTCCAATTGTGGCTTTACATGGGTCCCTAGAGAGGGAAACAAAGTCGCTGATAGAGTGGCAAAATGTTCCCTGGCAGGCCAATTGGAGGAAAACTGGAGACGGAAGCCCCTACGATAA
- the LOC112718444 gene encoding uncharacterized protein: protein MGCCVSTETNRSSHSQPPRSTISRAPPPPLIDEETVKEVLSETPKWNPPPTFSKFQPQQPHKPKTFHTEIKNYDDDDADALFATMATTKPQEISQLSEEVCSLSESVSTTTFNEEETRQRVVNRSPARTQKNRSFSGDFAARTVGKSPVRRSEQSPARRNGGSVRLVQSRDQMGNELWRNQTRRRDAGENSSRRSRSPATRTDNGATRSIVGRSPSKRRGTNQSPARVRQAPAPAVESGDRKMDNPAMEEGKWSSSANNESLENPLVSLECFIFL from the coding sequence ATGGGTTGCTGTGTCAGTACAGAAACTAACAGATCTTCACACTCACAACCACCAAGATCCACCATTTCCCGAGCACCACCACCTCCTCTCATTGACGAAGAGACCGTCAAAGAAGTCCTCTCAGAGACACCCAAATGGAACCCACCACCAACCTTCTCCAAATTCCAACCCCAACAACCCCACAAGCCCAAAACCTTCCATACAGAGATCAAGAATTACGACGACGACGATGCTGATGCATTATTTGCAACAATGGCCACCACCAAACCCCAAGAGATCTCCCAACTCTCTGAGGAAGTTTGCAGCTTGAGCGAGAGTGTCTCCACCACAACCTTCAACGAAGAAGAAACGCGCCAAAGGGTAGTAAACAGATCACCCGCCAGAACGCAGAAAAATCGCTCCTTTTCCGGTGACTTCGCCGCCAGGACGGTCGGGAAGTCTCCGGTCAGGAGGTCGGAGCAGTCTCCGGCGAGGAGGAATGGTGGGTCGGTAAGGCTTGTTCAGAGCAGGGACCAAATGGGGAACGAATTATGGAGGAACCAGACTCGCCGCCGTGACGCCGGCGAGAATTCCAGCCGGCGTTCTAGGTCTCCGGCAACCCGAACCGACAACGGAGCAACTAGATCTATCGTGGGTCGGAGCCCATCTAAGAGGAGAGGAACAAATCAGTCCCCTGCAAGGGTGAGGCAGGCCCCTGCACCGGCAGTTGAGAGTGGTGACCGGAAAATGGATAATCCGGCCATGGAGGAGGGAAAGTGGTCATCTTCAGCTAATAATGAGTCTCTGGAAAACCCTCTTGTGTCATTGGAATGCTTCATCTTTCTCTAG
- the LOC112718445 gene encoding uncharacterized protein, with translation MYVDVSSSGINVVGWYGLRRQGPIDFGKSESMKVLIVAWTIVDLQTLPYYVGNTLDHGSVMFHQVFWSFPSCIKAFRHCKPLVSVDGTHLYGKYTGTLLMGIAQDGNKNILPVAFALVKRENTDSWYFFLTNLRRHVATRPGVLLISDRHAAIKAALEREGCGWEHNVYCVRHIASNFATSFKSKEAKRHLVNAAYSKTQEQSQYYLELISSEDPVTSPQMMEWIRGLEPPKWLEHLDEGRRYGHMTTNLSERINSVLKGTRNLPVCAIVKSTYHRLNELFVMKGRQPQAQVASGQVFSQFLQKGILANREGIPQMLVTSYDRATTIFTVDEIAAAGVQSRFRVNLRYHRCDCGYFQALHYPCAHALAACAYARLDWQEYVDLVYRVESIFRVYQMEFQPVPDEEMWPPYEGPHVRPNPLLRRTMEGRPVSTRIRNKMEDVEPGPRKRCGICRQPGHTRRHCPHASAT, from the coding sequence GACAATTGTTGACCTCCAAACTCTGCCGTACTATGTCGGGAACACACTAGACCATGGTAGTGTCATGTTTCACCAGGTCTTCTGGTCGTTCCCTTCATGTATTAAAGCTTTTAGGCACTGTAAACCGCTAGTCTCAGTGGACGGGACACACCTGTATGGTAAGTACACAGGCACCCTTCTCATGgggattgcacaggacgggaataAAAACATTCTACCCGTCGCTTTCGCACTTGTCAAAAGAGAGAATACAGATTCATGGTACTTCTTCCTAACCAATTTGAGGAGGCATGTCGCAACTCGGCCGGGAGTTCTGCTTATATCCGACAGGCATGCGGCAATAAAGGCCGCATTGGAACGTGAGGGGTGTGGCTGGGAACACAATGTGTATTGTGTTCGACATATTGCCTCCAACTTTGCTACCAGTTTCAAGAGTAAGGAAGCCAAGAGACACCTGGTTAACGCTGCATATTCGAAGACGCAAGAGCAGTCGCAGTACTACCTGGAGCTAATCAGTAGCGAGGATCCGGTAACATCTCCGCAGATGATGGAGTGGATCCGAGGTTTAGAGCCACCTAAATGGTTAGAGCACCTAGATGAGGGCCGACGGTACGGACACATGACGACGAATCTCTCTGAGCGTATCAACTCCGTCCTCAAGGGCACCAGAAATTTACCAGTGTGTGCAATTGTGAAGTCCACTTACCATCGCCTGAATGAGTTATTCGTCATGAAGGGTCGGCAACCGCAGGCGCAGGTTGCAAGTGGTCAGGTGTTCTCACAGTTCTTGCAGAAAGGCATACTAGCGAACCGTGAGGGCATTCCCCAGATGTTGGTGACGTCATACGATAGAGCTACAACTATATTCACAGTCGACGAGATAGCTGCTGCAGGGGTGCAGTCACGGTTCCGAGTTAACCTTCGGTACCACAGATGTGATTGTGGTTACTTCCAGGCGTTACATTATCCTTGTGCACATGCTCTGGCCGCGTGTGCATATGCGAGGTTGGACTGGCAAGAGTATGTTGACTTAGTGTACCGTGTTGAGAGCATATTTCGGGTCTATCAGATGGAATTCCAGCCCGTACCGGATGAGGAGATGTGGCCCCCTTATGAAGGACCACATGTCCGGCCCAACCCCCTTCTACGACGGACAATGGAAGGGCGTCCGGTATCTACTAGGATTCGGAATAAAATGGAAGATGTTGAGCCGGGACCACGTAAGAGGTGCGGGATTTGCAGGCAACCCGGACATACCAGGCGACATTGTCCGCATGCTTCTGCAACCTAA